Within Nosocomiicoccus ampullae, the genomic segment TCATCTCCACGCATTGGTGAGAATGGGAATGCAACGAGTAAAGAAACAAGTAATACTGAAACAATAATTGAAATAAATGCGTAAAGTAATCCTTTTTTCTCTAAATTATTTAACGCATGCATATCCTCTGAATCATCAGTATTTAAATACTTACTGTCATATGTACCAAGTCGTGGTTCGACAATTTTATCTGACACGAACCAACCAACTATCGTTAATACAAATACACTCGCTGCAATGAAGTAATAGTTCATTGCCACGTTCATTGTTTCAACATACGCTGGGTCTATCATCATTGCCGCATCCATTGATAATTCCGCGAGCATTGCGTCAGTACCACTAAGTAATAAGTTTGCACTAAATCCTGCAGAAACCCCTGCAAATGCTGCCGCAAGTCCTGCGATTGGATGTCTACCAAGAGCTAAGAAAATTACTGCCCCAAGTGGTGGTAATACAACGTATCCTGCGTCACTCGCTAGTGATGACATAATTCCTGCAAATACTAACCCTGCAGTGATTAAAGACTTTGGAATCGCTAAAATAAATCCTCTTAACGCTGCTGAAATTAACCCTGAACGTTCAGCGATACCGATTCCTAGCATCGTAGTCAGTACTACGCCTAAAGGCGCGAAGTTAATGAAGTTATCTACCATGCTTTCAAATATATATGTAATACCGTCTTTACTTAGTAGGTTGTTGACTTCAATTATTTCATTTTGATCTCCGGGATGTACGACTGAAATTCCAATCGCAGATAAAATCGCAGAATCGACTAAAGTTAATACTGCGAGAAGGAAAAACAGAGTCACTGGGTGTGGCAACTTATTTCCTGATTTCTCAACGAAGTCAAGAAACCTTTGGAACATCCCACCCTTTTTATTTACGTTTTCCATGCAAAATCCTCCATCTTAATATGTGTCTATCTTATTTTGTCAGAAAAGACAGTATATTTCAATAAATAGTTCTCTTTACCTAACGTCAGAGATATTAGGCTCATAAATGCCGAGTTTCATAACAATTTGTCGAATACTTCCGGCGACAACTAATTGCATTAAAACTTTGATCATCCATTGACCTAATATCGCATATGGTACGTCACTCCATTCTATAAAGCCCATACCAAATGGAGAAATACCAATAATCACAAATAATGCACTATCTAAAAAACCTGACGCAACGCCTGAGTACATCACGCGTCTAATAAACGGGATTTTAAAACGTGTATAAATCTCAGTATCAATTGTTTCAGAAATTAAAAACGTTACTGTACTTGCCATTACAATCCATAACGGATCTCCAAGTACACGACTTGAAACTGCAGATAAAATTAACGCGAGCGCAATAAAGCCATATGTTTTTTTACGTCCATACACGTTTTGAACCATGTCTCTCATAACGAGTGTTAACCCAATAAAAAACGATCCAAACGGAATTAAAAATACACCGAGTTGAAACGTTCCGTAGCGCGCTGTGACGACGTTAGCGCCGATAATTGTTAATAAATAAATAATAACCCTAATTAGATTTTTTTCTTTCATATTGCTTTAAACCTTCATTTCTAAGTATGCAAGCTGGACATTCACCACATCCGCTTCCTTTAATACCGTTATAA encodes:
- a CDS encoding VUT family protein is translated as MKEKNLIRVIIYLLTIIGANVVTARYGTFQLGVFLIPFGSFFIGLTLVMRDMVQNVYGRKKTYGFIALALILSAVSSRVLGDPLWIVMASTVTFLISETIDTEIYTRFKIPFIRRVMYSGVASGFLDSALFVIIGISPFGMGFIEWSDVPYAILGQWMIKVLMQLVVAGSIRQIVMKLGIYEPNISDVR
- a CDS encoding AbgT family transporter yields the protein MENVNKKGGMFQRFLDFVEKSGNKLPHPVTLFFLLAVLTLVDSAILSAIGISVVHPGDQNEIIEVNNLLSKDGITYIFESMVDNFINFAPLGVVLTTMLGIGIAERSGLISAALRGFILAIPKSLITAGLVFAGIMSSLASDAGYVVLPPLGAVIFLALGRHPIAGLAAAFAGVSAGFSANLLLSGTDAMLAELSMDAAMMIDPAYVETMNVAMNYYFIAASVFVLTIVGWFVSDKIVEPRLGTYDSKYLNTDDSEDMHALNNLEKKGLLYAFISIIVSVLLVSLLVAFPFSPMRGDEGSYMDQIIQSPFMSSLVPIIAILFFIPGLVYGLVTKTIKGEKDVAHQLTDTMNTMGTIIVLAFTAGQFVAYFAESNIGMVIGVYGAELLESLNLKGIPLIIGFVLVTAFINLFIGSASAKWAMMAPIFVPILMQLGYSPELTTMAYRIADSSTNIITPLMTYFAVIIAFANKYVKDIGVGTLISIMLPYSIFFLITWLIFLIGWMLLGLPLGPNAPIIYP